In Sphingobacterium sp. PCS056, the following proteins share a genomic window:
- a CDS encoding DUF47 domain-containing protein, which produces MSLNSIFQYFVPKDKKFFPLFEQAGSNLIEMSKLLKEAVNASDAEKRKEIVRKIEDLEHKGDNITHQIHLELGKNFITPFDREDIHALASSLDDVADFINGASNKMDLYKVQKATEPMIEMADLIVEATDHVAKAIFELKDLKNIRNITDSCVRINSVENKADYIFDKAVADLFEFEKDAITLIKHKEVLSAMEDATDKCEDVANVLESILVKNA; this is translated from the coding sequence ATGTCTTTAAATAGCATTTTTCAGTATTTCGTTCCTAAGGATAAAAAGTTTTTCCCTTTATTTGAACAAGCAGGTAGTAATTTGATAGAAATGTCAAAATTACTAAAAGAAGCCGTTAACGCAAGCGACGCGGAAAAACGTAAAGAAATCGTTCGTAAAATCGAAGATCTAGAACATAAAGGAGACAATATTACACACCAAATTCACCTCGAGCTTGGTAAAAATTTCATTACTCCATTTGATCGTGAAGATATTCACGCATTAGCAAGTTCATTGGATGATGTTGCAGATTTTATAAATGGAGCTTCTAACAAAATGGATCTTTATAAAGTACAAAAGGCGACAGAACCTATGATTGAAATGGCTGATTTAATCGTTGAGGCAACAGATCATGTAGCAAAAGCAATTTTCGAATTAAAAGATCTTAAAAACATCCGCAATATTACAGATTCATGTGTTCGTATCAATAGCGTTGAAAATAAAGCTGATTATATCTTTGATAAAGCAGTCGCTGATTTATTCGAATTTGAAAAAGATGCCATTACTTTGATCAAACATAAAGAAGTATTATCGGCAATGGAAGACGCTACAGACAAATGTGAAGACGTAGCAAACGTATTAGAAAGCATATTGGTTAAAAACGCATAA
- a CDS encoding sensor histidine kinase — protein sequence MNFRQLVLNCSLAVGLAISAVSFYYHSDWKSFLIIFIIATLVSFLMFNFVFERYIYKRINTMYKLIHNLKLGKDLKDALGEHVTADPIGDAENEVKAWAKAKKIEIEQLKSQEKFRREFLSNVSHEFKTPLFSIQGYIETLQDGLMEEDLEMAKTFLNKASKNVDRLNYLIQDLDEISKLESGKMVLNIEKFDIVELIKETKESLDDKAKSNNIEIQLKIKPGTPYWVKADKHKISQVLVNLIENSIKYGKNGGKSQIRIFPLFEQVLVEITDDGYGIEEKNLSRVFERFYRIDKSRSRGIGGSGLGLSIVKHIIEAHQQNVNVRSTEGIGTTFGFTLEKVSQT from the coding sequence ATGAATTTTAGACAACTCGTTTTAAATTGTTCATTAGCCGTTGGTTTGGCTATTTCTGCCGTTAGTTTTTACTACCATTCGGATTGGAAGTCCTTTCTAATTATTTTTATTATCGCTACCCTTGTCAGTTTTCTGATGTTCAACTTCGTATTTGAACGCTATATTTATAAAAGAATAAATACGATGTACAAGCTTATACATAACCTTAAATTAGGAAAAGATCTTAAGGATGCACTAGGTGAGCATGTGACTGCAGACCCAATAGGAGATGCTGAAAATGAAGTAAAAGCTTGGGCGAAAGCAAAAAAAATAGAAATAGAACAATTAAAATCACAGGAAAAATTTAGAAGAGAATTCTTGTCTAATGTTTCTCATGAATTTAAGACCCCGCTTTTTTCGATTCAAGGCTATATAGAAACTTTACAAGATGGCCTTATGGAAGAAGATCTGGAGATGGCCAAAACTTTTCTCAATAAAGCATCTAAAAATGTGGATCGCTTAAACTATCTCATCCAAGATTTAGATGAAATATCAAAACTAGAATCCGGAAAAATGGTTTTAAATATTGAAAAGTTTGATATTGTAGAACTAATTAAAGAAACTAAGGAATCCTTGGATGATAAAGCCAAATCGAATAATATTGAAATTCAATTAAAAATAAAACCGGGTACCCCCTATTGGGTAAAGGCGGATAAGCACAAAATCAGTCAAGTTCTTGTCAACTTAATTGAAAACTCGATCAAGTATGGGAAAAATGGCGGAAAAAGTCAAATCCGTATTTTTCCCCTATTCGAGCAGGTATTAGTAGAAATAACAGATGACGGATATGGTATTGAGGAGAAAAATTTAAGCCGCGTCTTTGAACGTTTTTATAGGATCGATAAAAGTAGATCAAGGGGCATTGGAGGTTCTGGGCTAGGTTTATCAATAGTCAAACATATTATAGAAGCACACCAACAAAATGTAAATGTAAGAAGTACAGAAGGCATCGGGACAACTTTTGGGTTTACCCTTGAAAAAGTTTCTCAAACATAA
- a CDS encoding phosphatidylserine decarboxylase family protein: MKFHKEGYTSLAITILVIFIINAIADYYDAPEVIKWIIYILSAFLFITIVQFFRSPTKQIVIDEGTILCPADGKVVVIEETEENEYFHDRRLQVSIFMSPINVHVNRNPISGIVTYFKYHPGKFLVAWHPKSSTDNERTTVVVKNANGVEVLFRQIAGALARRIVWYIKENDQVAQGAEFGFIKFGSRVDLFLPLGTEIHVNIGDKVVGGKTIIGKF; the protein is encoded by the coding sequence ATGAAATTTCACAAAGAAGGATATACAAGTCTGGCTATTACTATTTTAGTAATATTTATTATAAATGCAATTGCGGACTATTATGATGCTCCTGAAGTTATTAAATGGATTATTTATATCCTTTCAGCATTTCTTTTTATCACAATCGTTCAATTTTTCCGTAGTCCAACAAAACAAATTGTTATCGACGAAGGAACGATTTTATGTCCTGCTGACGGAAAAGTTGTCGTGATAGAAGAAACGGAAGAAAATGAATATTTCCATGACAGAAGGTTACAAGTTTCTATTTTCATGTCACCTATTAATGTACATGTTAATCGTAATCCAATTAGTGGTATTGTGACCTATTTCAAATATCATCCTGGCAAGTTTTTGGTTGCATGGCATCCAAAATCATCCACAGATAATGAAAGAACGACAGTAGTCGTAAAAAACGCCAATGGTGTAGAAGTACTTTTTAGACAAATTGCAGGCGCATTAGCACGTCGTATTGTATGGTATATAAAAGAAAATGATCAAGTTGCACAAGGGGCAGAATTTGGGTTTATCAAATTCGGTTCCCGTGTTGATCTATTCTTACCTTTGGGCACAGAAATCCATGTTAATATTGGTGATAAGGTAGTCGGAGGTAAGACCATCATCGGAAAATTTTAA
- a CDS encoding toxin-antitoxin system YwqK family antitoxin, whose product MRKLLFILIAYFQIVNMVIGQEKATYYEKVENNTFRFFFDKNYFLSDKFCEFKSIERVVPLNPKTQKFDGIFKDFNNYGRLILEGVYTNGIKDGPFKAYHPNGTLKWEANFIADVPKGEVKHRYPSNQLAMTLLYTDSIIYIKDFWLPNGTQKIKDGEGTYSFSIPFEGYNQYGFDFYVAKGKIRNGKQDGNWQILGYNKGDKETLIATEKYQDGNLLIGNDYYFDNSYRKTKFGIIPYDTFFRAESLTFKACNFDDFSNFNMFTSLELTSALNQMDSEGFIEDTFEYKIKLDKSGTPSKINFIKLTSSDAINNVLKPLLSNISFYYPSLENGMPVVDILTVTGKIYTNSEGKITVLPIIIHREKGQ is encoded by the coding sequence ATGAGAAAACTTCTGTTTATCTTAATAGCTTACTTTCAAATCGTTAACATGGTTATAGGACAAGAAAAAGCAACTTACTATGAAAAAGTCGAGAATAATACTTTTCGTTTTTTCTTTGATAAGAACTATTTTCTTTCCGACAAATTTTGTGAATTCAAGTCCATTGAACGTGTTGTCCCTTTAAATCCGAAAACACAAAAATTTGATGGTATTTTTAAAGACTTCAACAATTATGGTCGTTTAATTCTAGAAGGAGTTTATACAAATGGAATAAAAGATGGGCCTTTCAAAGCCTATCACCCTAATGGCACATTAAAATGGGAAGCTAATTTTATAGCAGATGTGCCAAAAGGAGAAGTCAAACATCGTTACCCAAGTAACCAGTTGGCAATGACACTATTGTACACCGATAGCATCATCTATATAAAAGACTTTTGGTTACCTAATGGCACGCAGAAAATAAAAGATGGCGAAGGAACCTACTCATTTTCAATTCCGTTTGAAGGTTACAACCAGTATGGATTTGATTTTTATGTAGCAAAAGGAAAAATACGCAATGGCAAACAGGATGGCAATTGGCAAATACTAGGTTATAATAAAGGAGACAAAGAAACACTAATCGCAACAGAAAAATATCAGGATGGAAACTTACTCATAGGAAACGATTACTATTTTGACAATTCATACCGCAAAACAAAATTTGGGATAATTCCGTATGATACATTTTTTAGAGCTGAGTCATTGACCTTTAAAGCCTGTAACTTTGATGATTTTTCTAATTTCAACATGTTTACAAGTTTAGAATTAACGAGTGCATTAAACCAGATGGATTCAGAAGGATTTATAGAAGATACGTTTGAGTATAAAATCAAGCTAGATAAATCTGGAACACCATCAAAAATAAATTTTATTAAGTTAACCTCATCAGACGCGATCAATAATGTGCTTAAACCATTATTAAGTAATATTAGCTTTTATTATCCATCATTAGAAAACGGTATGCCAGTTGTAGATATCCTGACCGTAACCGGTAAAATATATACGAATTCTGAGGGAAAAATTACTGTACTACCAATAATAATTCATCGAGAAAAAGGACAATAA
- the polA gene encoding DNA polymerase I, with the protein MKKLFLLDGMALIYRAYFALSKTPRITSNGLNTGAIMGFTNTLLEILKNQKPSHLAVVFDTEAPTARHIEFEAYKAHREKMPEDLSASIPYIFKLITGFNIPIITKDGYEADDIIGTLAKKAEKNGFTVYCMTPDKDFGQLVSENIFIYKPARMGNGAEIQGVKEILEKWEVSDVNQVIDILGLWGDAVDNIPGIPGIGEKTAKKLIQEFGSIENIIANADKLKGKQRENVENYAEQGLISKKLATILLDVPVELEEEKLLIEEPNKDILEPLFIELEFRTLGKRVFGEMANSTESSKTTTGQMDLFSLPQDVQMIEEENYAGPVNNLENTPHEYILVNTKEKQEALAAQLSTRTSFCFDTESTGLDANLADIVGLSFSFEKGKAYYIPTPADRQQAQEVINIFKPILENDQIEKIGQNIKYDILLLARYQVAVKGPIFDTMLAHYLIDPDTRHGMDVLAENYLNYKPLSITELIGSKGKKQGNMRDVELDLIKEYASEDADITLQLKEIFKPLLEETNTLGLANEVEFPLVYVLAEIERNGVRIDIDALQQFSKNLETDIRLLEQTIYEKAGVNFNIASPKQLGEVLFDKLKLDPKAKKTKTGQYKTGEDVLLALAYKSDIVQDILSFRQLQKLKSTYVDALPELINPDTGLIHTSYNQAVAATGRLSSTNPNLQNIPIRTERGREVRKAFIPRHENNVILSADYSQIELRLIAELSKDPNMMEAFTSGHDIHRATAARVYGLELEEVTSDQRRNAKAVNFGIIYGQSAFGLSQSLAIPRKEAAEIIDQYFIQYAGIKKYMSEVLEFAKENGYVETILKRRRYLRDINSANMTVRGFAERNAINAPIQGSAADLIKIAMLGIQKEIEEQGLLGKMIMQVHDELVFDVPENEVSIFKEIIQTKMTGAIKTEIPLVVEIGQGKNWLEAH; encoded by the coding sequence GTGAAAAAACTATTTCTTCTAGATGGAATGGCCCTTATTTATAGAGCCTATTTTGCATTAAGCAAAACACCTCGTATTACCTCAAATGGCTTAAATACAGGTGCAATAATGGGATTTACAAACACATTATTGGAAATATTAAAAAATCAAAAACCATCACATTTAGCCGTAGTTTTTGATACCGAAGCACCAACAGCTAGGCATATTGAGTTTGAAGCATATAAGGCCCATCGTGAGAAAATGCCAGAAGATCTTTCGGCATCCATACCCTATATTTTCAAATTGATCACAGGTTTCAATATTCCCATCATTACGAAAGATGGTTACGAAGCAGATGATATCATCGGAACCCTAGCGAAAAAAGCCGAAAAAAATGGCTTTACTGTATATTGCATGACTCCAGATAAAGATTTTGGTCAACTCGTTTCAGAAAATATTTTTATATACAAGCCAGCTCGTATGGGGAATGGAGCGGAAATACAAGGTGTAAAAGAAATTCTTGAAAAATGGGAAGTATCGGATGTCAACCAAGTCATTGATATTTTAGGACTCTGGGGAGATGCTGTTGATAATATACCAGGAATACCTGGAATTGGTGAAAAAACAGCCAAAAAATTGATTCAGGAATTTGGTTCAATAGAGAATATTATTGCCAATGCAGACAAATTAAAAGGCAAACAACGTGAAAACGTCGAAAATTATGCTGAGCAGGGCTTAATTTCAAAAAAATTGGCCACGATATTATTGGATGTTCCAGTAGAACTCGAAGAAGAAAAATTATTAATAGAAGAACCCAATAAAGATATACTTGAGCCCCTATTCATCGAATTGGAATTTAGAACACTTGGGAAACGGGTATTTGGAGAGATGGCCAATAGTACAGAAAGTTCAAAGACTACAACTGGACAAATGGACTTATTTTCCTTACCACAAGATGTTCAAATGATCGAAGAAGAGAACTACGCAGGCCCTGTGAACAACCTGGAAAATACGCCACACGAATATATTTTAGTCAACACAAAAGAGAAACAAGAAGCGCTAGCAGCACAATTATCGACACGAACAAGCTTTTGCTTTGATACAGAATCTACAGGCTTAGATGCCAACCTTGCTGATATTGTAGGGTTATCATTCTCTTTTGAAAAGGGAAAAGCCTATTATATACCCACACCAGCAGATAGACAACAGGCACAAGAAGTGATCAATATTTTCAAACCCATATTGGAAAATGATCAAATTGAAAAAATTGGTCAAAATATAAAATACGATATTTTATTATTAGCTCGATACCAAGTTGCTGTCAAAGGTCCTATTTTTGATACCATGCTTGCCCATTATTTAATCGATCCAGATACAAGGCATGGCATGGATGTATTGGCAGAGAACTACCTAAACTACAAACCACTATCCATCACAGAGTTGATAGGAAGCAAAGGTAAAAAACAAGGAAATATGAGAGATGTTGAACTTGATTTAATTAAAGAATATGCTTCCGAAGATGCTGATATTACCCTACAACTTAAAGAAATCTTTAAACCACTCTTAGAGGAAACAAATACACTAGGCCTTGCCAATGAGGTCGAGTTCCCATTGGTGTACGTTTTAGCAGAAATAGAAAGAAATGGTGTCCGCATCGATATTGACGCTTTGCAACAATTCTCAAAAAATCTGGAAACAGACATTCGATTATTAGAACAGACCATTTACGAAAAAGCAGGAGTAAATTTTAATATCGCGTCACCTAAACAGTTGGGTGAAGTTCTTTTTGATAAATTAAAATTAGATCCTAAGGCAAAAAAGACAAAAACGGGGCAATACAAAACAGGAGAAGATGTTTTATTAGCATTAGCTTATAAATCAGATATTGTCCAAGATATATTGAGTTTTAGACAGCTACAGAAATTAAAATCGACTTACGTAGATGCGCTTCCAGAATTGATCAATCCCGATACAGGACTCATCCACACTTCATACAATCAAGCTGTAGCAGCTACTGGTCGTTTAAGTTCAACAAATCCCAATTTACAAAATATACCGATTCGAACAGAGCGCGGTCGCGAAGTAAGAAAAGCATTCATCCCTCGTCATGAAAACAATGTCATATTATCTGCCGATTATTCTCAGATCGAGTTACGCCTTATTGCCGAATTGAGTAAAGATCCCAATATGATGGAAGCATTTACTTCTGGGCATGACATTCACCGTGCGACAGCTGCCCGAGTTTATGGGCTCGAGCTAGAAGAAGTAACATCAGATCAGCGTAGAAATGCAAAAGCAGTAAATTTTGGTATAATCTACGGACAGTCGGCATTTGGTCTATCGCAGAGTCTTGCTATTCCACGCAAAGAAGCCGCAGAAATTATTGATCAATATTTTATTCAATATGCAGGGATCAAAAAATACATGAGTGAAGTTTTAGAGTTTGCAAAAGAAAACGGTTATGTCGAAACAATCCTCAAAAGAAGACGTTATCTAAGAGATATCAATTCAGCAAATATGACCGTAAGGGGGTTTGCAGAGCGAAATGCCATTAATGCTCCTATTCAAGGTTCGGCGGCAGATTTGATCAAAATTGCCATGCTCGGTATTCAAAAAGAAATTGAAGAGCAAGGACTATTAGGTAAAATGATTATGCAGGTGCATGATGAGCTTGTTTTTGATGTCCCTGAAAATGAAGTATCCATTTTTAAAGAGATCATCCAAACAAAAATGACTGGCGCCATAAAAACAGAGATCCCACTAGTCGTAGAAATAGGACAAGGTAAAAATTGGTTAGAAGCACATTAA
- the rsgA gene encoding ribosome small subunit-dependent GTPase A — MRGLVTKSTGSWYQVLGEDEQRYDCRIKGKFRTKGIKSTNPVAVGDWVHFEVEPDLESAVINELEPRRNYIIRKSVNLSKQTQIIGANLDQAFLVVTLASPPTSLGFIDRFLVTTEAYSIPAVLIFNKLDLFSEDGLAILQDYKSIYEHIGYPCYEVSALNGMNIDQLKDLLKDKTTLISGHSGVGKSTLINAIVPEYAVKTGDISDWSDKGKHTTTFAEMYDLPFGGKLIDTPGIRELGIVDIEKQELSHFFPEMRDLMNQCRFDNCRHVNEPGCVVMEAVEAGEIESSRYDSYLSIYHNENNRM; from the coding sequence ATGAGAGGACTAGTAACAAAATCTACGGGTAGTTGGTATCAGGTATTGGGTGAAGATGAGCAACGTTATGACTGTCGTATAAAAGGAAAATTTCGTACAAAAGGGATTAAAAGCACCAATCCTGTCGCTGTTGGTGATTGGGTTCATTTTGAAGTGGAGCCTGATCTTGAAAGTGCTGTCATTAATGAATTAGAACCTAGACGTAATTATATCATTCGTAAATCTGTCAACTTATCAAAGCAAACACAGATCATTGGTGCTAATTTAGATCAAGCTTTTTTGGTTGTAACATTAGCATCTCCGCCTACATCACTTGGTTTTATCGATCGTTTTTTGGTTACCACAGAAGCATATAGCATTCCTGCAGTTTTGATTTTTAATAAATTGGATTTATTTAGTGAAGACGGATTAGCTATTTTACAAGATTATAAAAGTATCTATGAACATATTGGCTATCCATGTTATGAAGTGTCGGCACTGAATGGGATGAATATAGATCAGTTAAAAGACCTTCTGAAAGATAAGACGACACTAATTTCAGGACATTCTGGTGTAGGTAAATCAACTTTAATTAATGCGATTGTGCCTGAATATGCTGTTAAGACAGGAGACATTTCGGATTGGTCTGATAAAGGGAAGCATACGACAACATTTGCTGAAATGTATGATCTCCCATTTGGTGGAAAACTTATTGATACGCCAGGTATTCGCGAATTGGGTATTGTAGACATTGAAAAGCAAGAGTTATCTCACTTTTTTCCTGAAATGCGTGATCTGATGAATCAATGCCGATTTGACAATTGTAGACATGTCAACGAACCGGGATGTGTGGTTATGGAGGCGGTTGAAGCTGGTGAGATCGAATCATCCCGTTATGATAGCTATCTCAGTATCTATCATAACGAGAATAATCGGATGTAA
- a CDS encoding TrkH family potassium uptake protein: MDQIMLYVSMICAFAVIFNVGYVRDPELADLLDRIIHVMFYALFIMTGLRTASSIFALKKIEVEHYSGLVILTYFTVIIIARFASIPAVDLFGKDQWIYLGIYLVFITELSKSTLFFDNFYFNPTILFVISFFALILIGTVLLMLPRTTLQAPLSFIDALFMATSAVCITGLSVTDISTNFSLFGQTIILVLIQIGGLGIMTFTGFFGYFFSGGFSFKNQLMFGEILGENKVGSVVKTLLTIIFITLLFELLGALLIFSTLDATLFPSLGNQVFFAIFHSISSFCNAGFSILTNGITNDGYKYNYNFQLALSVLFILGGLGFGIVLNIYSYVKDSTVYWYHRLITKRNYKHKAWNFSFNSKLVLLCNAIIIVVATVFFFLLERNKTLSLEHGQVGEWVTSFFMANASRSAGYNSVDLSFISMPTVLLIILLMWVGASPGSTGGGVKVTTIAVSIMNIIALARGKEHIELFKRRIASESVHKAFAIILLSLFTIGISFMLLVFSDPDKSFKALLFESVSAYTTCGLSLGITPSLSVAGKFIVMVTMFVGRVGTLTLLVAFIKNITRRNYTFPEEKILY, encoded by the coding sequence GTGGATCAGATTATGTTGTATGTCAGCATGATCTGTGCTTTTGCTGTTATTTTTAATGTAGGATACGTGCGAGATCCTGAATTAGCAGATCTCCTAGATCGTATCATTCATGTGATGTTCTACGCTTTATTTATCATGACGGGGCTTCGTACAGCGTCGTCTATTTTTGCATTAAAGAAAATTGAAGTAGAACATTATTCGGGTTTAGTCATATTGACTTATTTCACCGTGATTATCATTGCACGATTTGCAAGTATTCCCGCTGTGGATTTATTTGGAAAAGATCAGTGGATTTATTTAGGAATATATCTTGTGTTTATTACAGAATTATCTAAGAGTACTTTATTTTTTGATAATTTCTATTTTAATCCTACGATTTTATTTGTGATCAGTTTTTTCGCATTGATTTTAATAGGTACGGTTTTATTGATGCTGCCTAGGACAACATTGCAAGCTCCTCTAAGTTTTATAGATGCCTTATTTATGGCGACAAGTGCGGTGTGTATTACTGGATTATCGGTAACTGATATTTCGACTAACTTTTCTCTTTTTGGACAAACTATTATCCTCGTTTTAATACAGATTGGTGGATTGGGCATCATGACGTTCACGGGATTTTTTGGTTATTTTTTTTCTGGTGGATTTTCTTTTAAGAATCAATTGATGTTTGGGGAAATCCTTGGTGAAAATAAAGTGGGTTCCGTTGTCAAAACACTATTAACTATTATTTTTATAACCTTATTATTTGAGCTTCTTGGTGCATTATTAATTTTTAGCACATTAGACGCAACTCTTTTTCCATCTCTAGGAAATCAAGTTTTTTTTGCTATTTTTCATTCTATATCTTCTTTTTGTAATGCTGGATTTTCCATATTAACAAACGGAATAACAAACGATGGCTATAAATACAATTATAATTTCCAGTTGGCTTTATCTGTTTTATTTATACTTGGAGGATTGGGCTTTGGAATTGTATTGAATATATATTCTTATGTTAAGGATTCTACCGTGTATTGGTACCATCGTCTTATTACAAAGAGAAATTATAAGCACAAGGCCTGGAATTTTAGTTTCAATTCTAAGTTAGTTCTACTGTGTAATGCTATTATTATTGTCGTTGCAACGGTATTCTTCTTTTTATTAGAAAGAAATAAAACACTTTCGTTGGAACATGGGCAGGTTGGAGAATGGGTGACTTCATTTTTTATGGCGAATGCTTCTCGTTCTGCGGGATATAATAGTGTTGATTTATCGTTTATATCCATGCCGACAGTTTTACTCATCATTCTGCTGATGTGGGTTGGAGCCTCACCAGGTTCTACAGGTGGAGGTGTGAAAGTAACGACCATAGCTGTATCCATTATGAATATCATAGCCTTAGCTAGAGGAAAGGAGCATATTGAGCTTTTTAAAAGGCGTATAGCGAGTGAATCGGTTCATAAGGCCTTTGCCATTATTTTATTATCCTTATTTACAATAGGTATTAGTTTTATGCTCTTGGTGTTTTCGGATCCGGATAAGAGTTTTAAAGCATTATTGTTTGAATCGGTATCAGCGTATACGACTTGCGGACTTAGTTTGGGAATTACGCCATCTTTAAGTGTTGCAGGGAAATTTATTGTGATGGTGACCATGTTTGTTGGTCGGGTGGGCACTTTGACTTTATTAGTTGCTTTTATTAAGAATATAACACGGAGGAATTATACTTTTCCTGAGGAAAAGATACTCTATTAA
- a CDS encoding potassium channel family protein yields MKYIVLGLGHFGRSLAVHLTELGHEVIGADKSLIIVEQLKDKVTHTVCLDTTDREAVSSLPLKDCHAVIVAIGEDEGASLLTVALMKQLKVKRIIGRIVSDLQKTVLEAMEIGEYIMPEEEAAERLAMRLDNIDIVDSFKVSDKYSIIETKVPARYIGMTLREANLTNLFKVIVMTTLKITETKDHIKKKEVKEASGIATSETLLEEGDILVLFGELSNINKLIQKGE; encoded by the coding sequence ATGAAATATATTGTTTTGGGACTTGGGCATTTCGGACGATCACTTGCTGTACATTTGACCGAATTGGGACATGAAGTGATTGGAGCGGATAAGAGTCTAATTATAGTGGAACAATTGAAGGATAAAGTGACACATACTGTTTGTTTAGATACAACAGACCGAGAAGCTGTTTCTTCTTTGCCCTTAAAAGATTGTCATGCGGTTATTGTTGCAATAGGTGAGGATGAAGGTGCATCTTTATTGACTGTAGCTTTAATGAAGCAATTAAAAGTAAAGCGGATTATTGGACGAATTGTATCTGATCTGCAGAAAACGGTACTTGAGGCTATGGAAATCGGCGAGTATATCATGCCAGAAGAAGAGGCTGCAGAAAGACTGGCTATGCGTTTGGATAATATTGATATCGTGGATTCGTTTAAGGTATCGGATAAATATAGTATTATTGAAACTAAGGTTCCAGCAAGATATATTGGTATGACCCTTCGCGAAGCTAATCTTACTAATCTATTTAAGGTTATCGTTATGACAACGCTAAAGATAACGGAGACCAAAGATCATATCAAAAAGAAGGAGGTGAAAGAGGCATCTGGAATAGCAACTTCAGAAACTTTGCTGGAAGAAGGCGATATATTGGTTCTTTTTGGCGAATTGTCCAATATTAATAAGCTTATTCAAAAAGGTGAATAG